The Spinacia oleracea cultivar Varoflay chromosome 2, BTI_SOV_V1, whole genome shotgun sequence DNA segment CAGAGAGATATATGTATAAAAGAAGTCATACTTTGAGAGCTTCAATTGTAAATGCTAATCCCTTCAAAAGTATCAACAGTTTCTATAATTGCACAGGTTTTGTTGTAGGATTAAGGGTGCATTCTATTCACAtgtttttcacttattttttctgaacttatttttcctctAATTGAGTCAAAATTCTGACATATATTTACCATTCTATGAATCCCTTCAAAAGTATCGACAATTTCTATAATTGTACAGGTTCTGTTGTAGGAATAATTCGATATTTACCAAAACAGATACCCTATTCAGCTgctttatattttttgaactcaTCCTATCTGATTTTAACTGAACTTAGTTCTCCTGAACAATTCAGTCAAACTTCTGAAGGCAAAAGAATGGCGATGAAACAACTCCTACAATCTACAGACTCAGATGCATAAATTTCAGTCATACTTTGACAGTGATTTATTCAATTGTAAATGCTAATCCCTTCAAAAGCATCAAAAGTTTTTACAAGGTGTGTCCTATTCACCtgtttttcacttattttttctgaacttatcttatcttatctgattaactgaataagtggaaataaggtgaacaaaacaaAGCCTAATTCAGTCAAAAAATTCTGACAGAGATATTTACCATTCTACGAATCCTATTCAATTCCTCTTCTGTCAGAATAAAATGCAGTCTCATACGAATATGCCCACCGTCTTTCAGAGGGAATGAATCATCCCAAGTACCCTTTTCGACAATGGATCTAGCTAGAACATCTGCAAATCAACTTTGTTTTTATCAGTAAAATCACTAATCCTAccaaattagttaaaaaaaatggaCATATATATATAGTTTACAAACCTGTATGTGCTATTTCATTCCCTTCATAGTCATGTATTGACACATTCAGATTGTCTCGAAGTGATGCTAATGCACTAAAATAtcccaaaacacaaaaattaatttccataatcagattttaattataaaatgtAGTTTAACACAATGTATCAtgaagtttaattaaaatgatGAAGTTGAGTGACATTACAAAGAAGATGACTCCTTGTCCTGCATCTCATGTGCTTGTTTACCCATAGAAACTGCATTGTCCAAAAAGAGTATAAAAAATTACACAAACTAGAGATCAAGAATGTTATAACATAAGCAAGAAAGACGATTAAGGACGTAAATATAAAGAACACAAATATTTAatgtggttcactaacaatgtgttaactACGTCAGTTGGTTACAGAATTCAACTGGTTATAACCTAAAAGAGTTTATACAGTACTCTCTAGACAGAAGCAGAAAAGCCTGGAAATGGAACCAAAACAGATAACTCTATTGCAGAATAACAGATCAACGTGTTGGGGCGTTGTAGTAAGGGGACTTGACCGATTCAACATATATTGTGACAAAAAAAGATATTCAAACAACATTAAATGGTTAGTTGTCATACCCTTAACACCCATTGATGAAGATTGTGGTGGAGATGGAAGTCCAACCAATTCTAGTACTGgtaaaaaaaacacataaaaaATAGTTAAATTAGTTATATAACTGACTTCTTGATACACAAACTAAAATCAGAATTAACAGAAACATGAAGTAGCTACCACTTACCCGAAACATGGATAGTTCCCGGCATTGAAAACAAAAATGAAGATTAAATGCAGATTATCAGTAAGAAAatgaagataaaaaaaaaattagggaaATTTTGATAAGCTTATGATGATAGGATGGTATTGAGGATTGGATGTGGATGAACCTCAGAGATGAAGGCATCTATGACTTAGGAGTTAGGACCCACCAAAATTGAAAGATTTTTCATTAGTGACCTCAAATTTTCACATGCCTAAATCATATATTTGTCTCTTTCATAGAAACTTTATTTTTGGTTTTTAGAAAAGTAATGTAAAACCTAACGTCTTAAAATTATTGAGAagtgtatattttaattaaatatggagggagtatatggaTTTAAATAACTTGGTTGTCATATCAGTAATGATGGTTGTGGCACGGGGCTGACACGACACAAAAACACAGCCCGGCCTGGACACGAAGTTGTGGGCTGTGAAACCGGGCTTGGgctgcattttttttttaaaagtacgACACGGTACGGCACAACACCACAaaacacgctaaatttagtaaaattaagcTTAGGCACGATAGCCCGACCCGGTCTGTCACGAGGGTCTAGGCTGCATTTTGACGATTTTCGGCCCAGCCCATCACAAAGAgggtttgggggggggggggggggcaggcCCGTTCAGGTCACGGCCCATGGGCTCAGCACAAAGCCCGATCCACATCCATCTTTACCTAGGAGTGGCGCGTGCCTTTGTTCCCGATTTCAATCATTTTCTAATGAACCTAAGACATTAAAATGCTGAAGAAAACACATATGCAGTATAAGGAATCAACATAATACAATCTTCTTAGTCATTAAACAGATCAAtgatcacaaattcacaagccctttgaatattgaaaattCTTTCCTTGATCAGCTTCATAAACGTTCTGGTTCACAAATGAACAAATTTCTGGTATTAGAAAACTCTTTAACTCTGAAATGGAGTTAATTCCTTTATACTCCGTAAAAACGTAGGCATGAATATTTACCCCTAACACAGCCCTAAAACCACTAAATTGAGCACCCAAAAAAATGGCTCAAACCTCTGAGATATTTCCTGTTAGAGTTAGACAGACAAGTTGCAGGACCCGAACAACCAGGTTCAAAGAATAAAGGCAGCGACAGTTATAGAGGCTAAAATTTTAACGGGCTGGATCCGAACAACCAGGCTCTTGGCCCGGCCTGGCCTTAACCCACCCCATTGAACAGGTCTGGGCTAAATATCAGGGATTGATTTCTCCCTGATAAACTGCTTGAGTATGGCCTTATCTTCATCAATTTGCTTCTTTTCATCTCTGTCTTTGGTTTTTACCTTTCTCTTCTCATCCAACATCCACCCGAAAAGCTGTCGTTGTTGATCCTCGGCAATTGGCTCACGCACCTTCACAAGCTCGGCAATTGGGGTAGCTGGTATCATTTCTGATTCCTCCATACAATTGACCATTGGTGCACTTGTACCAGTTGAAGTTTCAGGGTTGAATCCTGGCTCCTCCATGAAACTGATGACTGCTGGTAAAATCTCTGCAATTGGGGTTGGTGGTTCAGTTTTTGGCTCGGAACTGACTTTTGATGTACTTGTACCAGCAACAAGTGGAGCTTCTTCATGTTTTTCGCTTTTCGAACTTCCctctttctttttattcattccaAAAATATAAGCTGCATTTGTTGAAAATTTTCCATCAAGTATCTATTAAAGTTTAAGCATTAAAAACATAACTAAATGAACTAACAAATAAAATTCTTTCCTAATTGCATCCAATACAACAAACACCTAGAAAGAAGGGCAAAGATAATTAACAAAGCGGCAAAAACAATTTCAAATCAGAAATTTTAAGCACATATTGGAATGGTCTTATCTTCGAGGATAAAATATTGTAATAAGAGTATAAATTACTCCAATCTTCTAGACAATGACAAAAACAATAGTGTCCTGTTAATTGTAATTCACACATATCTTATAATAGCGAATAAACATAAACCTAATGCATCATTTCTGAAGACGAGAGATCTACAAAAGACAAGCTTTACTGGAGACAATCAAAAGATGGTGTATATACTGTTAAGGCGGGGTATTGGCTGGCAAAACTGGGACTGCTGGAGTCAGTGAGTGAAGCTATGTCTGATGAGGAGATTTGGAGAGGTATTTGGAGTATAGATGGACCACCAAAATTGAGACATTTCTTGTGGAGAGCTTGCAAAAGGAAGTCTGGCAGTTAGAGAAAGACTAGTATATCGTCACATTGCACCAAATGCCATATGGCCAATATGTGGGTCGGACAATGAGATGATAATTCATGCTTTGTTCGAGTGTACTGCAGCAAGAACGATATGGGAACACAGTGTGCTAAAGACCGAGTTGATCGATGCTCCTACGTCTTCTTTAGATGCGAGATGGATATGGCTTAAGAGAAAGATGAGGCCAGATGACTTGCGCACGATGGCTGCTCTAATGTGGGCTGCCTGGACGTGTAGAAATAAGATATTTTTCGAGCACGAGAAGCCTGATGCTGTAACAATAGCTACTGGTTATGTGAGAATGGTAGAGGAATATCGGAGCTACACGAAGAAGGTTTTTATGCCTTCAAACTCAACCAATATGGTTGTGCAGTCTCCATCCTCATGGTCTTGTCCTATGCCTGGGTAATAAAGATAAATACTGACGCACACTAAGTTGATGGTGTTATGGCAGCTCTTGGGGTAGTGGTCAGAGATAGTGAGGGGAAGCTATTAGTGGCTGCAACAAAAAAGATACAAGCTACTTCTCCAGATATAGCAGAGGCAAAGGCGGTAAAGGTATGGTCTACACATTGCTAGGAGATTTGCATATGGTCATATAGTGGTTGGAAGTGATGCTCTCAATGTAATACATGCAGCAAAGAGTACGGTCATTGGGTTTTCTCCTATCTACTTGATCTATGACGACATTAGGAATGATAGccttaattttgattattgtgTTTTTTCTCATGTTAAACGGGCATGTAATACTGTAGCCCACATGGTGGCAAG contains these protein-coding regions:
- the LOC110778201 gene encoding uncharacterized protein, which codes for MASRLQRHKFAWRVLMVSNFGVAAYIFGMNKKKEGSSKSEKHEEAPLVAGTSTSKVSSEPKTEPPTPIAEILPAVISFMEEPGFNPETSTGTSAPMVNCMEESEMIPATPIAELVKVREPIAEDQQRQLFGWMLDEKRKVKTKDRDEKKQIDEDKAILKQFIREKSIPDI